The segment ATTTAATTTCGCAAATTAAACAGTTGCCAGCGTCGTCACTTGAAATTTTGGCTATCAAACTTTTTGATATATCTTCGGTTGAGGATGTTCAAAATTGGCTGGCTTCGCATCCAGTTGAATAGAAACTATACTCATTATGAAGGATGAATTATGAATTATGAACTGGCTATTTAATTGAAAATCAAGTAGTTCGTTCATTCATAATTCATAATTCATAACTCATAATTACTATAACTACCACTTCTGACTTTGGTCTTCGAGTGCATCAAGGGCTGCCTGCAATTCTATTTGTTGGGCAGCCATTTCTGTTTCGTTTGCCTGACGGGACACCACAATCGGGCGACCATAGGCAATCCGGGCGCGTGAAAAGGGTTTGGGCACCCGAAATCGGTCCCAGCTTTTCAATTCCCAATATTTTTGAGTGGTCACACACATTGGCAAAATCGCGGCTCCGCTCAGACGAGCCAGCATCACGGCCCCAGGTTTGGCTTCATATTTTGGTCCTTTCGGACCATCAATTGTAAAGGCGGTATCGTGCCCATCGCGAACGCAACGGGCCATTTGTTTGAGTGCCTGGATACTGCCTCGAGTCGCTGAACCGCGCGAGGCCCCATAGCCAAAAAGCTGGATGACCCGAGCGATGATTTCTCCGTCAAAACTTTGTGACGTCATCACGACAATTCCTCGCCGCCGAAAAAACAAAGTGGCGCCCAGGATTCGATTGTGCCAGAAGGTATAAATGATCGGTGTGCCTTCGGGAACAGCACCGCGTTTGTCAGTCGGATCGGCTGTTCCTTCGCCGGTTTTGTCCCAACGGAGCGTGAGACCAATTCCCGTGAGCACCAGATAGGTGAGATAAGCAACGAGATGAATCATCAGCCGCTGCCGGAGTGTGTATCCACTCAGGTCAGCGGCCTGATACGGATCCGTCCCAATTGGAGAAACAAGAGGTCTATCACTCAATGCTGGTTATTATTCCTTGGTAACGTCTGTCAGAGCAGCCAGATAGGGAAGTTGTCGGTGTTGATCATGAAAGCCTAGCCCATAGCCGACGATCATGTCTTCAGTTCGGGAAAATCCAACGAAATCAGGTTTAATCTCAACCTTGCGAAAATCAGGTTTGTCAATTAACACCGCTGATCGAATTGAATTGGTGCCGAGGGATTGAATATGCGAGAAGAGAAAGTCGAGCGTGACCCCGGTATCGAGAATCCCGCCCACCAGAAGAATATTTTGGCCTTTCAGATCACTCGTCGTTGAGTAAATGATACCTTTATGTCCAGCCTCATGTTGTTCAGTGGCTTTCATAAAACCGCAACGCACTGGTCGCTGAAAGGCCCGCAACAAATCAGAGAGAAACATAAAAGAATCTTCCAGCAGACCGATCAGCGTCAGGTCCTGCCCTTCATAGGCGGTTTCAATTTCCTGCGCCAGTTCCTGAACCCGGGTTTTAATTTCCTCTTCGTGGACAATGACTTGCAGGTTGTCGGACATAAAGTAATCTCCTTACGATTGAATGAAGACTGCGTTTGTGACTGGACCGAATGCCCCATTCTAGGTTGGGTATCCAGGGTTTTCAACTCAGGCTTGTGAAAAACCAGGGCTTGAGGCTGAAGAAACCAGGGCTTGGGGCTTGGGGCTGAAGACTCGCAGGCTCGGAGCACAGAAAGGGATGAGGGATGAAAGATGAGGGATGAAATAAAACCAATTCTTCAGTCCTGAGCCCCAAGCCCTGAGCCCCAAGCCCTGAGCGCGAAGTCTTCAGCCCGAGGTTTTCTCATGCAACCAGCAGGCTGACCAGTGGGAAGCTCCGATTTGATAGAGTGGCGGGGCTGCGCTTCGACACCGATCCTGGACTTCACTACAGCGAGGTGCAAACGCGCAACCCGCCGGCAATCTGGCTAAATCAGGAGGCAGTCCAGGGATTTGATAGAGTTCAACCTGATCCAAACCCGGATCCGGAATTGATTTCAGAAGTCCCACCGTGTACGGGTGACCGGGCGATTCAAACAGGTTTTCAGTTGGTGCTGATTCAACAATTTTCCCAGCATACATCACGGCAATGCGATCAGTCATTCCCGCGACGACACCTAAATCGTGGGTGACCAGGATCACCGACATTCCAATTTTTGAGCGGATATCTTTCATCAACTCAAGGATTTGAGCCTGAATCGTCACGTCCAATGCCGTAGTTGGTTCATCAGCAATCAGAAGTTTAGGAGTGCAGCTCAGTGCCATGGCAATCAGGACACGCTGGCGCATTCCGCCTGAGAATTCATGTGGGTATGCGTCAATGCGTTGACTTGCCTCCGGAATACCAACCTGTTCCAGCAGTTCAATTGCTTTACGGCGAGCTTCAGTTTTGGTCAATCCCAAATGTAATTCGGTCAACTCAGTTAACTGGCGGCTGATTTTCAAAAATGGGTTGAGCGACGTCATCGGATCCTGAAAGATCATGGCGATTTGCTTGCCGCGAATCTGCCGCATTGCCCGTTCTGACAGCGCCAATACATTTTGTCCGTCAAATTCAACCACTCCACCAGTGATTTTCCCTGGCGGATCCGGAATGAGTCGCATCAACGACAGGTTAGTGACTGATTTTCCACTTCCGGATTCACCAACGATGCCCAGTGTTTCACCTTGTTCCAGTTGAAACGAAATCCCATCCACGGCTTTGACAACGCCGGACTCAGTAAAAAAGAACGTTTGCAGATTTTTGACTGAAAGCAATGGCGGCATGATGGTCAGTTTTTCCTCATTTGTGGGTCGAGTGCATCCCGCAAGCCATCACCGACAAAATTTAAGCTTAACAAAGTAAGTGTCATCAGGACCGCAGGGAAAATCAGTTGCCAGGGATAAATCGAAATTGACTGGACGCCTGAGCTGACCATCGTGCCCCAACTCGCCAGTG is part of the Acidobacteriota bacterium genome and harbors:
- a CDS encoding lysophospholipid acyltransferase family protein, with the protein product MSDRPLVSPIGTDPYQAADLSGYTLRQRLMIHLVAYLTYLVLTGIGLTLRWDKTGEGTADPTDKRGAVPEGTPIIYTFWHNRILGATLFFRRRGIVVMTSQSFDGEIIARVIQLFGYGASRGSATRGSIQALKQMARCVRDGHDTAFTIDGPKGPKYEAKPGAVMLARLSGAAILPMCVTTQKYWELKSWDRFRVPKPFSRARIAYGRPIVVSRQANETEMAAQQIELQAALDALEDQSQKW
- a CDS encoding hypoxanthine phosphoribosyltransferase codes for the protein MSDNLQVIVHEEEIKTRVQELAQEIETAYEGQDLTLIGLLEDSFMFLSDLLRAFQRPVRCGFMKATEQHEAGHKGIIYSTTSDLKGQNILLVGGILDTGVTLDFLFSHIQSLGTNSIRSAVLIDKPDFRKVEIKPDFVGFSRTEDMIVGYGLGFHDQHRQLPYLAALTDVTKE
- a CDS encoding ABC transporter ATP-binding protein; its protein translation is MPPLLSVKNLQTFFFTESGVVKAVDGISFQLEQGETLGIVGESGSGKSVTNLSLMRLIPDPPGKITGGVVEFDGQNVLALSERAMRQIRGKQIAMIFQDPMTSLNPFLKISRQLTELTELHLGLTKTEARRKAIELLEQVGIPEASQRIDAYPHEFSGGMRQRVLIAMALSCTPKLLIADEPTTALDVTIQAQILELMKDIRSKIGMSVILVTHDLGVVAGMTDRIAVMYAGKIVESAPTENLFESPGHPYTVGLLKSIPDPGLDQVELYQIPGLPPDLARLPAGCAFAPRCSEVQDRCRSAAPPLYQIGASHWSACWLHEKTSG